A genomic window from Treponema maltophilum ATCC 51939 includes:
- a CDS encoding YggT family protein: MYIIFSLLAALASAVSLYSLLCIVRVFFTWVPDLNYSPFGKLLAHICDPWLNAFRKFNFTRNSPVDISPVISVGVLLIISSIFKQIARSRSFSPLVIIAVIVQMVWSVVSSLLTFFNILLLVRLIAELLNRTQSRIWYNVDQVLNPIIYKIPAFFVRGRFIRPKTAMLITLGCGVVVQIALGLLVKSVLPLLLL, encoded by the coding sequence ATGTACATTATCTTCAGCCTGCTTGCGGCATTGGCAAGCGCCGTTTCGCTGTATTCGCTTTTATGCATTGTACGCGTTTTTTTTACGTGGGTGCCCGACCTCAATTACAGTCCCTTCGGCAAACTGCTTGCGCACATCTGCGACCCCTGGCTCAACGCATTCCGCAAATTCAATTTTACGCGGAACTCGCCCGTCGATATTTCTCCGGTTATTTCCGTAGGCGTTTTACTCATTATTTCGTCGATTTTCAAGCAAATCGCGCGCTCGCGCAGTTTTTCACCGCTCGTTATTATTGCCGTGATTGTGCAAATGGTATGGTCGGTTGTGTCGTCGCTTTTAACTTTTTTTAATATTTTGCTTTTAGTCCGATTGATTGCCGAACTGCTCAACAGAACGCAAAGCCGCATTTGGTACAATGTCGATCAGGTTTTGAATCCGATAATTTACAAAATTCCCGCATTTTTTGTGCGAGGTCGTTTTATCCGGCCGAAAACGGCGATGCTTATAACGCTGGGCTGCGGTGTTGTCGTTCAAATCGCTTTGGGACTGCTTGTAAAAAGCGTGCTGCCCCTTTTATTGCTCTAG
- a CDS encoding FKBP-type peptidyl-prolyl cis-trans isomerase gives MVIEKDKMVSIHYTLKDEDGNVLDSSEGSVPLEYLHGYGNLIPGLERQLEGKEAGKSLSVSVEPAEAYGEYSKDLVVTIPRANFDTGTKIEVGMQFETGSGAMSRIVRVTKIDGDNITVDANHELAGKKLFFDVNITDVRDATDEELSAASGDSCGCSSGGCGGCSGCGGGCGCF, from the coding sequence ATGGTAATCGAAAAAGATAAAATGGTATCAATCCATTATACGCTGAAGGATGAAGACGGGAACGTGCTCGATTCGTCCGAAGGTTCCGTGCCGCTGGAATATCTTCACGGATACGGCAACTTGATTCCGGGTTTGGAAAGGCAGCTCGAAGGCAAAGAGGCCGGCAAATCTTTGTCGGTTTCGGTTGAACCGGCCGAAGCGTACGGCGAATATTCAAAAGATTTGGTTGTAACGATTCCGCGCGCGAATTTCGACACGGGAACAAAGATTGAAGTCGGCATGCAATTTGAAACGGGTTCCGGCGCAATGAGCCGCATTGTTCGCGTTACAAAAATTGACGGCGACAACATAACGGTGGACGCGAACCACGAGCTCGCCGGCAAAAAGCTGTTTTTTGATGTAAACATAACCGATGTGCGCGATGCGACCGATGAAGAGCTTTCAGCCGCTTCCGGCGATTCATGCGGCTGCTCCTCGGGCGGATGCGGCGGGTGTTCCGGCTGCGGCGGCGGATGCGGGTGCTTTTAA
- a CDS encoding shikimate kinase, translated as MQCVILLGIQHSGKTTASRLLAARKSFEFFDIDAIIERLCGISCRELYAQKGEAAFKKAELEACRLFQAACAEKSKTNAKGVVCAAGGGICDNARALSVLKKTGTCVYLDIGEEEAFSRICARAAREGSFPAYIERHKPQTDERRREIFHAVYERRAAEYKKNAALTVNADGLSPEQVCAAIEKLPALTP; from the coding sequence ATGCAGTGCGTTATTTTGCTTGGTATACAGCATTCGGGAAAAACGACCGCCAGCCGTCTTTTGGCGGCGCGGAAGAGCTTCGAGTTTTTCGATATCGATGCGATTATCGAGCGGCTGTGCGGCATAAGCTGCCGCGAACTGTACGCGCAAAAAGGTGAAGCCGCGTTTAAAAAAGCCGAACTTGAAGCGTGCCGGCTTTTTCAAGCCGCTTGTGCGGAAAAAAGCAAAACAAACGCGAAAGGCGTCGTATGCGCCGCAGGCGGCGGTATCTGCGACAACGCGCGCGCGCTGTCGGTTTTAAAAAAAACGGGCACCTGTGTTTATTTGGATATCGGCGAAGAAGAAGCTTTTTCGCGCATTTGCGCGCGCGCGGCACGCGAAGGAAGTTTTCCCGCCTACATCGAGCGGCACAAACCGCAAACAGACGAACGGCGCAGGGAGATTTTTCACGCCGTATACGAACGCAGAGCGGCGGAATATAAAAAAAACGCGGCGCTGACTGTCAACGCGGACGGTTTAAGTCCGGAACAAGTATGCGCCGCTATTGAAAAGCTGCCGGCTTTAACGCCTTAA
- a CDS encoding PrsW family glutamic-type intramembrane protease has translation MILYVTLAMCFLPLLAGIVFSAVKVPSFKLSYSVWAVGAGFAALVPIIVIQFVIRRFFNFSPASLAAVFLSALLFNGLIEETVKAVFLFLLPVKAVPLSAFTASAIIAGTAVGSFEALVYCIAGTNYSLVRLITAVVLHALCSGLSGIFVWTRKNGKARAAALVSATVCHGLYDFFASFNGLIWWFSIAVLLFAAVRLRYYYTDLQRE, from the coding sequence ATGATTTTGTACGTAACGCTGGCCATGTGCTTTTTGCCCCTGCTTGCCGGCATCGTTTTTTCGGCCGTAAAAGTGCCGTCCTTTAAGCTTTCCTATTCCGTATGGGCGGTCGGCGCGGGCTTTGCCGCCCTCGTTCCGATTATCGTCATTCAATTCGTTATACGGCGCTTTTTCAATTTTTCGCCCGCTTCTCTTGCCGCCGTTTTTTTGAGCGCTTTGCTTTTTAACGGATTAATCGAAGAAACCGTAAAGGCGGTCTTTTTATTTTTGCTGCCGGTAAAGGCGGTTCCGCTTTCGGCGTTTACGGCGTCGGCCATTATTGCCGGAACGGCGGTCGGCTCTTTTGAAGCCCTCGTATACTGCATCGCCGGAACGAATTATTCGCTCGTGCGTTTGATTACGGCCGTGGTGTTGCACGCGCTGTGTTCGGGCCTGTCGGGAATTTTCGTGTGGACACGTAAAAACGGAAAGGCGCGGGCTGCCGCCCTTGTGTCCGCAACGGTTTGCCACGGCTTATACGATTTTTTTGCTTCGTTCAACGGACTCATCTGGTGGTTTTCGATTGCGGTGCTTTTATTTGCCGCCGTGAGGCTGCGATATTATTATACCGATTTGCAGCGCGAATAA
- a CDS encoding PilZ domain-containing protein produces MAIKERKTHRFREAGKVSVPELCIFPGLLIDISSSGCCIRFPAVVDPDMDSDYEASFVLSSKSPQHPIVLIVQPKWKKTADSATEIGFEFLHSPGTKNLAQYIQELSEAAEG; encoded by the coding sequence ATGGCAATAAAAGAACGAAAAACGCACCGTTTCCGCGAAGCGGGAAAGGTTTCCGTACCTGAACTCTGTATTTTTCCGGGTCTTTTAATCGATATAAGCAGTTCCGGCTGCTGTATCCGTTTTCCCGCCGTCGTTGACCCCGACATGGATTCGGACTATGAAGCATCATTCGTCCTGTCGTCAAAATCGCCGCAGCACCCGATCGTTCTTATAGTGCAGCCCAAATGGAAAAAGACCGCCGACTCGGCAACGGAAATCGGCTTTGAATTCCTGCATTCGCCCGGTACCAAAAATCTGGCACAGTACATACAGGAACTTTCCGAAGCCGCCGAAGGCTAA
- the pheT gene encoding phenylalanine--tRNA ligase subunit beta, which translates to MPKIDVNEKLFFSLLGEKYSYDVLEQRLTCAKAELDEKPDPKAPENERTIKIELNDTNRPDLWSTAGLARQLRLHKNKDAEQSRESGYVLYKDFLSSAGESKDYGSRVINVDPALKDIRPFMSAFVISGKPIDEPMLLDVIQTQEKLCWNFGRKRRSISMGVYRYAPIKWPVSYHAVDPDKTSFVPLGFDTPMSCRQIISEHPKGKEYGWILEKAKKFPLLSDAAGETLSMAPIINSAFLGAVQVGDSDLLVEMTGTDMPSLLLATMIVACDFFDAGYTILPCLVKHPYDTGFGKDLVTPFYFQERTQASVAAVRKLLGEDLSVEKMLSALARTGVEAQEKDGLISVLPPPYRNDFLHSADVIEDIMLGCELSAFKPEKPHDFTIGRLSPVTLLSRKAKGLLIGLGYQEMIFNYLGSKRDYIERMNIDGSQVIEIANPMSENYQFVRSSIIPSLLSAEAVSGNAVYPHKIFEIGKTAFLCDTEDTGTKTRQYIGFLTASADANFNTAASETASLLYFLNHEYKVEEASDPRFIPGRQASLIVKGKAVGIFGELHPAVLENWDIRVPCTAGEIDLEALL; encoded by the coding sequence ATGCCTAAAATAGATGTAAACGAAAAGCTTTTTTTTAGTTTGTTGGGTGAAAAATATTCTTACGACGTGCTCGAGCAGCGCTTAACCTGCGCAAAGGCCGAGCTGGATGAAAAACCTGACCCCAAGGCGCCCGAAAACGAACGAACGATTAAAATCGAACTGAACGATACGAACCGTCCCGACTTATGGTCTACCGCCGGCCTTGCGCGCCAACTGCGGCTGCATAAAAATAAAGATGCCGAACAGAGTCGGGAAAGCGGTTATGTTTTATATAAAGACTTTTTGTCGTCGGCGGGTGAAAGCAAAGATTACGGCTCGCGCGTCATAAACGTGGATCCCGCCTTAAAGGATATCCGTCCTTTTATGAGCGCCTTTGTCATATCCGGAAAACCGATCGACGAGCCGATGCTGCTCGATGTCATTCAAACGCAGGAAAAATTATGCTGGAATTTCGGCCGCAAGCGCCGCTCGATTTCGATGGGCGTGTACCGCTACGCGCCGATTAAATGGCCGGTTTCATATCATGCCGTAGATCCGGATAAAACGAGCTTTGTGCCGTTGGGTTTTGACACGCCGATGAGCTGCCGCCAAATTATAAGCGAACATCCGAAGGGAAAAGAATACGGCTGGATTTTGGAAAAAGCGAAAAAGTTTCCGCTTTTAAGCGATGCCGCCGGCGAAACGCTTTCCATGGCGCCGATTATCAACAGCGCATTTTTGGGCGCCGTGCAGGTCGGCGACAGCGATCTTTTGGTTGAAATGACCGGAACCGATATGCCGTCTTTATTGCTTGCGACGATGATTGTTGCCTGCGATTTTTTCGACGCGGGCTATACGATTCTTCCCTGCCTTGTAAAGCATCCGTATGACACCGGCTTCGGCAAAGACCTCGTAACGCCCTTTTATTTTCAGGAACGGACGCAAGCTTCGGTTGCGGCGGTACGCAAACTTTTGGGCGAAGACCTTTCGGTCGAAAAAATGCTTTCGGCCCTCGCCCGCACGGGTGTCGAAGCGCAGGAAAAAGACGGCCTTATAAGCGTACTGCCGCCTCCGTACCGCAACGACTTTTTGCATTCGGCGGACGTTATCGAAGACATTATGCTCGGCTGCGAATTGTCTGCATTTAAGCCGGAAAAACCGCACGATTTTACGATCGGCCGTCTGTCGCCCGTAACGCTTTTGAGCCGCAAGGCGAAGGGACTTTTAATCGGCTTGGGCTACCAGGAAATGATTTTCAATTATTTGGGCTCAAAGCGCGACTATATCGAGCGCATGAACATCGACGGTTCGCAGGTAATCGAAATTGCAAACCCGATGAGCGAAAATTATCAGTTTGTGCGCTCTTCAATTATTCCGTCGCTTTTAAGCGCCGAAGCGGTATCGGGCAACGCCGTGTATCCGCATAAGATTTTCGAAATCGGCAAAACGGCTTTTTTATGCGATACGGAAGATACGGGAACAAAAACCCGTCAGTACATAGGATTTTTGACGGCATCCGCCGATGCGAACTTTAATACGGCGGCAAGCGAAACGGCTTCTCTGCTTTATTTTTTAAACCATGAATACAAGGTTGAAGAAGCTTCCGATCCGCGTTTTATTCCCGGCCGGCAGGCGAGCCTTATCGTAAAAGGCAAAGCGGTCGGCATTTTCGGCGAACTGCACCCGGCCGTTCTTGAAAACTGGGACATCCGCGTTCCCTGTACGGCGGGCGAAATCGACTTGGAAGCGCTGCTGTAA